A stretch of the Vigna radiata var. radiata cultivar VC1973A chromosome 7, Vradiata_ver6, whole genome shotgun sequence genome encodes the following:
- the LOC106768653 gene encoding hevamine-A-like, with the protein MALKSSAMSVSLLCLVLLAVANGCYGGEIAIYWGQNGNEGTLSEACATGNYDYLILAFLPTFGNGQTPMINLAGHCDPYSDGCTGLSSDIKTCQAKGIKVLLSLGGGAGSYSIASTEDASQIANYLWNNFLGGQSSSRPLGPAVLDGIDFDIEGGSNQHWGDLARFLKGYAMAKQGKQVYITAAPQCPFPDAWIGNALTTGLFDYVWVQFYNNPLCQYTSGAITNLEDSWKQWISGIPANKIFLGLPASPQAAGSGFIPSADLVSNVLPAIKGSAKYGGVMLWSRYYDAQSGFSSSIRSHV; encoded by the coding sequence ATGGCATTGAAATCATCAGCAATGTCAGTGTCACTGTTGTGCTTAGTGTTGTTAGCAGTAGCAAATGGATGTTATGGTGGAGAAATAGCAATCTACTGGGGCCAGAATGGCAACGAGGGGACGCTGAGCGAGGCTTGTGCGACAGGGAACTATGATTATTTGATCCTAGCCTTTTTGCCAACCTTTGGCAATGGACAAACTCCTATGATTAATCTTGCTGGTCACTGTGATCCGTACAGTGATGGGTGCACAGGGTTAAGTTCAGACATAAAAACTTGTCAAGCCAAAGGCATCAAGGTGTTGCTGTCTTTAGGAGGAGGTGCTGGAAGCTATTCAATTGCATCCACTGAAGATGCAAGCCAAATAGCCAATTACCTTTGGAACAACTTCTTGGGGGGACAGTCCTCATCTCGGCCTCTTGGCCCAGCTGTTCTTGATGGCATTGACTTTGACATTGAAGGTGGATCAAACCAACATTGGGGTGATCTCGCCAGGTTCCTTAAAGGATATGCCATGGCCAAGCAAGGCAAGCAAGTCTACATCACTGCAGCTCCTCAGTGCCCTTTTCCTGATGCTTGGATAGGAAATGCTCTCACTACAGGGCTTTTTGACTATGTGTGGGTCCAATTCTACAACAACCCTCTTTGCCAATACACTTCTGGGGCAATCACTAACCTTGAAGATTCATGGAAGCAGTGGATTTCAGGTATCCCTGCCAACAAGATATTCTTGGGGTTGCCAGCTTCCCCACAGGCTGCGGGGAGTGGCTTCATTCCTTCTGCTGATCTTGTTTCTAATGTGCTTCCAGCCATTAAGGGTTCTGCTAAATATGGAGGTGTTATGTTGTGGTCTAGGTATTATGATGCTCAGAGTGGATTTAGCTCATCCATCAGAAGCCATGTGTGA